In Acinetobacter wanghuae, the sequence TTCGCCATCAATGCTATCTGGTGTTGCGCGAACAACCATCACATCATTGGCTCCTGTTTCAAACAGTTCAAAAATTTGACCGAGATTAATTTCTTGCTCTTCATCATCTAGACCTAACACGGTTAAGCCTTTTAAATCTGACCAATAAAATTCATCTACCCCTGCTTGAGGCAGTTGCGATTTTGAAATCCAAACATTTGCGCCAACCAAGCTATCTGCACCCGTGCGATCAACCACACCTTTGAGTGAAACAACCAAGCCTTTGCCATGTGGTTTCCAACGTTTTACATCTATAATTTGCCAACCTGCCTTGGTCTCAATGTACCAAGGAAGATAATCAAATATATTGCTCATGGGTTCTGTATTGGAATAGACCCAGAGCCACCCATTTAATCCATATGCTGAACGTAACTGTCCAATCTGAATACGATCTTCGGGAACATTCTGTGTTGGTGTCATGGGCAAGCTACTACCTAATTTATATAA encodes:
- the rimM gene encoding ribosome maturation factor RimM (Essential for efficient processing of 16S rRNA); the encoded protein is MTPTQNVPEDRIQIGQLRSAYGLNGWLWVYSNTEPMSNIFDYLPWYIETKAGWQIIDVKRWKPHGKGLVVSLKGVVDRTGADSLVGANVWISKSQLPQAGVDEFYWSDLKGLTVLGLDDEEQEINLGQIFELFETGANDVMVVRATPDSIDGEERMIPWHKDVVQRVDLEAGRIYVNWGVDY